One region of Ictalurus punctatus breed USDA103 chromosome 6, Coco_2.0, whole genome shotgun sequence genomic DNA includes:
- the pou3f3a gene encoding POU domain, class 3, transcription factor 3-A isoform X1: MATAASNPYLASNSILSSSGSVVHSDSGGGMQPGSAAVTSVSAGYRGDPAGKMVQSEFMQGAMVASNGGHMLSHAHQWVTSLPHAAAAAAAAAAAAAAEAGSPWSTSPVGMAGSPQQQDVKSTSNRDDLHTGTSLHHRGTHGAHQAHQSAWAGTTAAAHISTITAGQQQSQQSLIYSQPGAFTVNGMLNPASSLVHPGLMRGESPEMDHGNHHHHHHHHHHPHHHPHQQQQHAHHPHAQHHGGVNSHDSHSDEDTPTSDDLEQFAKQFKQRRIKLGFTQADVGLALGTLYGNVFSQTTICRFEALQLSFKNMCKLKPLLNKWLEEADSSTGSPTSIDKIAAQGRKRKKRTSIEVSVKGALESHFLKCPKPSAQEITSLADSLQLEKEVVRVWFCNRRQKEKRMTPPGVGQTPEDVYSQVVNESFVVDCLKDASLKDEPDDQVDTTSSSYHQLILVH; the protein is encoded by the exons ATGGCCACAGCGGCTTCCAATCCCTACCTGGCAAGCAACAGCATTCTCTCCTCATCAGGCTCGGTCGTGCACTCGGATTCCGGAGGTGGTATGCAGCCGGGAAGCGCTGCCGTTACTTCAGTGTCAGCCGGATACAGAGGAGATCCTGCGGGCAAAATGGTGCAGAGCGAATTTATGCAAGGAGCTATGGTGGCCAGTAACGGGGGCCACATGCTAAGCCATGCTCATCAGTGGGTCACCTCACTGCCTcacgccgccgccgccgccgccgccgcagccgcagcagcagcagccgaAGCCGGATCGCCTTGGTCTACTAGTCCTGTGGGAATGGCGGGCAGCCCGCAGCAGCAAGATGTCAAGAGCACTTCAAACCGGGACGATCTTCACACCGGTACCTCGCTGCACCACCGAGGTACTCACGGAGCTCACCAGGCGCACCAAAGCGCATGGGCTGGCACCACAGCGGCGGCGCACATCAGCACCATCACCGCGGGCCAGCAGCAGTCTCAGCAGTCTCTCATTTACTCTCAACCAGGTGCGTTCACCGTCAACGGGATGCTCAATCCCGCCAGTAGTTTGGTTCACCCTGGTTTGATGCGCGGCGAATCACCCGAAATGGACCACGGcaaccaccatcaccaccaccatcatcatcatcatcctcaccatcacccccaccagcagcagcaacaCGCGCACCATCCTCACGCGCAGCACCACGGCGGCGTGAACAGCCACGACTCGCACTCAGACGAGGACACGCCGACCTCCGACGACCTCGAGCAGTTCGCTAAGCAGTTCAAGCAACGTCGCATCAAGCTCGGCTTCACGCAGGCCGACGTCGGCTTGGCTCTCGGCACACTCTATGGCAACGTTTTCTCGCAGACCACCATCTGCAGGTTCGAGGCGCTGCAGCTTAGCTTCAAGAACATGTGCAAGCTCAAGCCGTTGCTGAACAAGTGGCTGGAGGAGGCCGACTCGAGCACAGGCAGCCCTACGAGCATCGATAAAATAGCGGCGCAGGGCCGCAAGCGCAAGAAGCGCACCTCCATCGAGGTGAGCGTAAAAGGGGCCTTGGAAAGTCACTTCCTCAAATGCCCTAAACCTTCTGCGCAGGAGATCACCTCCCTGGCGGACAGTCTGCAGCTGGAAAAGGAGGTGGTTCGTGTTTGGTTCTGCAACCGGAGACAGAAGGAGAAGAGGATGACACCGCCTGGTGTAGGCCAGACGCCGGAGGACGTGTACTCTCAGGTCGTCAAC GAGAGCTTTGTGGTAGATTGCTTAAAAGATGCAAGTTTGAAAGATGAACCCGACGACCAGGTGGACACAACTTCGAGCTCCTATCATCAGCTCATTTTGGTGCATTGA
- the pou3f3a gene encoding POU domain, class 3, transcription factor 3-A isoform X2 has product MATAASNPYLASNSILSSSGSVVHSDSGGGMQPGSAAVTSVSAGYRGDPAGKMVQSEFMQGAMVASNGGHMLSHAHQWVTSLPHAAAAAAAAAAAAAAEAGSPWSTSPVGMAGSPQQQDVKSTSNRDDLHTGTSLHHRGTHGAHQAHQSAWAGTTAAAHISTITAGQQQSQQSLIYSQPGAFTVNGMLNPASSLVHPGLMRGESPEMDHGNHHHHHHHHHHPHHHPHQQQQHAHHPHAQHHGGVNSHDSHSDEDTPTSDDLEQFAKQFKQRRIKLGFTQADVGLALGTLYGNVFSQTTICRFEALQLSFKNMCKLKPLLNKWLEEADSSTGSPTSIDKIAAQGRKRKKRTSIEVSVKGALESHFLKCPKPSAQEITSLADSLQLEKEVVRVWFCNRRQKEKRMTPPGVGQTPEDVYSQVVNVSADTPPPSMDCKRELCGRLLKRCKFER; this is encoded by the exons ATGGCCACAGCGGCTTCCAATCCCTACCTGGCAAGCAACAGCATTCTCTCCTCATCAGGCTCGGTCGTGCACTCGGATTCCGGAGGTGGTATGCAGCCGGGAAGCGCTGCCGTTACTTCAGTGTCAGCCGGATACAGAGGAGATCCTGCGGGCAAAATGGTGCAGAGCGAATTTATGCAAGGAGCTATGGTGGCCAGTAACGGGGGCCACATGCTAAGCCATGCTCATCAGTGGGTCACCTCACTGCCTcacgccgccgccgccgccgccgccgcagccgcagcagcagcagccgaAGCCGGATCGCCTTGGTCTACTAGTCCTGTGGGAATGGCGGGCAGCCCGCAGCAGCAAGATGTCAAGAGCACTTCAAACCGGGACGATCTTCACACCGGTACCTCGCTGCACCACCGAGGTACTCACGGAGCTCACCAGGCGCACCAAAGCGCATGGGCTGGCACCACAGCGGCGGCGCACATCAGCACCATCACCGCGGGCCAGCAGCAGTCTCAGCAGTCTCTCATTTACTCTCAACCAGGTGCGTTCACCGTCAACGGGATGCTCAATCCCGCCAGTAGTTTGGTTCACCCTGGTTTGATGCGCGGCGAATCACCCGAAATGGACCACGGcaaccaccatcaccaccaccatcatcatcatcatcctcaccatcacccccaccagcagcagcaacaCGCGCACCATCCTCACGCGCAGCACCACGGCGGCGTGAACAGCCACGACTCGCACTCAGACGAGGACACGCCGACCTCCGACGACCTCGAGCAGTTCGCTAAGCAGTTCAAGCAACGTCGCATCAAGCTCGGCTTCACGCAGGCCGACGTCGGCTTGGCTCTCGGCACACTCTATGGCAACGTTTTCTCGCAGACCACCATCTGCAGGTTCGAGGCGCTGCAGCTTAGCTTCAAGAACATGTGCAAGCTCAAGCCGTTGCTGAACAAGTGGCTGGAGGAGGCCGACTCGAGCACAGGCAGCCCTACGAGCATCGATAAAATAGCGGCGCAGGGCCGCAAGCGCAAGAAGCGCACCTCCATCGAGGTGAGCGTAAAAGGGGCCTTGGAAAGTCACTTCCTCAAATGCCCTAAACCTTCTGCGCAGGAGATCACCTCCCTGGCGGACAGTCTGCAGCTGGAAAAGGAGGTGGTTCGTGTTTGGTTCTGCAACCGGAGACAGAAGGAGAAGAGGATGACACCGCCTGGTGTAGGCCAGACGCCGGAGGACGTGTACTCTCAGGTCGTCAACGTGAGTGCAGACACACCGCCCCCGTCCATGGACTGCAAAC GAGAGCTTTGTGGTAGATTGCTTAAAAGATGCAAGTTTGAAAGATGA